Proteins from one Streptomyces sp. NBC_00289 genomic window:
- a CDS encoding ABC transporter permease: MSAVTTSTSTASTTIADAPPGVEAGEGTQVRRRRRLSPGKRLPASRLVGPALFIALWAAASAAGRLDPAAIPAPWTVLRTTGHLWTDGTLPTDILTSLQRAGSGFAIGLTAGIALALAAGLSRTGEALIDGTVQLNRAIPTLGLIPLFILWLGIGETFKIAIIAIVVYIPIYLNTHAALSGIDHRYVELAEVQGLSRFAFIRQIVIPGALPGFFVGLRLGVTGSWLGLVVLEQINATSGLGYMMFQAQNYGQSDVILVGLLIYGVFGLVSDSAVRLIERRVLSWRRTLSN, translated from the coding sequence GTGAGCGCCGTGACGACGAGCACCTCGACCGCTTCGACCACCATCGCGGACGCCCCACCCGGCGTCGAGGCCGGGGAGGGCACCCAGGTCCGCAGGCGCCGCCGCCTCTCCCCCGGCAAGCGGCTGCCCGCCTCCCGGCTCGTCGGGCCAGCCCTCTTCATCGCCCTGTGGGCGGCCGCCTCCGCCGCCGGGCGACTGGACCCGGCCGCGATCCCGGCCCCCTGGACTGTTCTGCGGACGACCGGCCATCTGTGGACCGACGGGACGCTGCCGACCGACATCCTGACCTCACTGCAGCGGGCCGGATCCGGCTTCGCGATCGGGCTGACCGCCGGCATCGCGCTCGCGCTGGCCGCCGGGCTCAGCCGGACCGGCGAGGCCCTGATCGACGGGACGGTGCAGCTCAACCGGGCGATCCCGACCCTCGGTCTGATCCCGCTGTTCATCCTCTGGCTGGGCATCGGCGAGACCTTCAAGATCGCCATCATCGCGATCGTCGTCTACATCCCGATCTACCTCAACACGCACGCCGCGCTGTCCGGCATCGACCACCGCTACGTCGAACTCGCCGAGGTCCAGGGCCTGTCCAGGTTCGCCTTCATCCGGCAGATCGTCATCCCCGGCGCCCTGCCCGGCTTCTTCGTCGGACTCCGCCTCGGGGTGACCGGCTCCTGGCTGGGCCTGGTCGTCCTGGAGCAGATCAACGCCACCAGCGGACTCGGCTACATGATGTTCCAGGCCCAGAACTACGGCCAGAGCGACGTCATCCTGGTCGGCCTGCTGATCTACGGCGTCTTCGGTCTGGTCTCCGACAGCGCGGTCCGTCTCATCGAACGGAGGGTGCTGTCATGGCGCCGCACGCTGAGCAACTGA
- a CDS encoding ABC transporter substrate-binding protein: MPSLPASGVDRRLFLTSLLGVTAAAAGLSGCAQSSAATTAKGASTAPLADKVPAGTSLKIASYQNVQQLQFKLAKLGELPFEVGSWANIGAGPDVINAFRAKSLDVANNAGIPPIQAHYQGYDAKIVAINVTRKPNYLFATKPGSDIRTTADFKGRKLAFSQGQAQGVVLLRALKEAGLAYDEVTLVPLTSNQFLTALQSGQVDVAPLANQQAPAYLQQYGAKGARSIPTDVVDLLNLLWAPATVLADSAKAAAVAAYIPYWAKGQVWQYEHPDVWNKEFYVKTQNLTLPQAQSITDLANKPLFPPSWDEAITWEQETADLLAEGGFVKEFTVGSLFDRRFEGIAAKSVPAEYRR, translated from the coding sequence ATGCCATCTCTGCCTGCCTCCGGCGTCGACCGGCGGCTGTTCCTGACCTCTCTGCTCGGTGTCACGGCCGCCGCGGCCGGGCTGAGCGGGTGCGCGCAGAGCAGCGCCGCCACCACGGCCAAGGGCGCCTCGACGGCCCCGCTGGCCGACAAGGTCCCGGCCGGCACCAGCCTGAAGATCGCCTCGTACCAGAACGTCCAGCAGCTCCAGTTCAAGCTGGCCAAGCTGGGCGAGCTGCCGTTCGAGGTCGGCAGCTGGGCGAACATCGGCGCCGGCCCCGACGTCATCAACGCCTTCCGCGCCAAGTCCCTGGACGTCGCCAACAACGCGGGAATCCCGCCGATCCAGGCGCACTACCAGGGCTACGACGCGAAGATCGTCGCGATCAACGTCACCCGCAAGCCCAACTACCTCTTCGCCACGAAGCCCGGCAGCGACATCCGTACGACCGCCGACTTCAAGGGCAGGAAGCTCGCGTTCTCGCAGGGCCAGGCACAGGGGGTCGTCCTCCTGCGGGCGCTGAAGGAGGCCGGGCTGGCGTACGACGAGGTGACGCTCGTCCCGCTGACCAGCAACCAGTTCCTCACGGCCCTCCAGTCGGGCCAGGTCGACGTCGCTCCGCTCGCCAACCAGCAGGCGCCCGCCTACCTCCAGCAGTACGGGGCCAAGGGCGCCCGCAGCATCCCGACCGACGTGGTGGACCTGCTCAACCTGCTGTGGGCGCCGGCCACCGTACTGGCCGACTCCGCGAAGGCGGCCGCGGTCGCCGCGTACATCCCGTACTGGGCCAAGGGCCAGGTATGGCAGTACGAGCACCCCGACGTCTGGAACAAGGAGTTCTACGTCAAGACGCAGAACCTCACCCTCCCCCAGGCGCAGTCGATCACCGACCTTGCCAACAAGCCGCTCTTTCCGCCGAGTTGGGACGAGGCCATCACATGGGAGCAGGAGACCGCGGATCTGCTGGCGGAGGGCGGCTTCGTGAAGGAGTTCACGGTCGGCTCGCTCTTCGACCGGCGGTTCGAGGGCATCGCGGCCAAGTCCGTACCGGCGGAGTACCGGAGGTGA
- a CDS encoding ROK family protein, whose product MPHAAAPPFTPASRAHSTGASSPVPRAADSERRRTSASVVLRSVLEHGPVARSGIARLTGLSPASVTDYCARFTRLGLIREAAAPHRSGGVGRPHLPVDLDDSRFVVGGIHVAVPYTTVALLDLRGRVVAERQLKHERTDAGWVLERAADGLAALLARAPGRRPLGVGVAAGGWVDRDSGTVVEHPLLGWRDVAVGEALGARTGLPVHVDGHARALVNAERLFGRARGSRSVLHLFVGNMVDAAFATNDEVHHGPRSQAGAIAHLPLGGGTQRCVCGRVGCLQVELSERTLCRRAREAGVTDGVNPMRVLEAAAAGDPVAARLLVDRSRMVGRAAALLLDILNPETVVVTEIGAMYRADCLAALRESVGPERAASVSPTSFADSVLATAGGSVALDMLFRDPLGSSPQPT is encoded by the coding sequence ATGCCCCATGCCGCGGCACCTCCCTTCACCCCTGCTTCCCGCGCCCACTCCACCGGCGCCTCCTCTCCCGTGCCCCGCGCGGCCGACAGCGAGCGGCGCCGTACCAGTGCCAGCGTCGTGCTGCGGTCCGTGCTGGAGCACGGACCCGTCGCGCGCAGCGGCATCGCCCGGCTGACCGGCCTCTCCCCGGCGTCGGTGACGGACTACTGCGCCCGGTTCACGCGGCTCGGGCTTATCCGCGAGGCCGCCGCGCCTCACCGCTCCGGCGGGGTGGGCCGGCCGCACCTTCCCGTCGACCTGGACGACTCTCGGTTCGTGGTGGGCGGGATCCATGTCGCCGTCCCCTACACCACGGTCGCGCTGCTCGATCTGCGCGGGCGGGTGGTGGCGGAGCGGCAGCTGAAGCACGAACGGACCGATGCCGGGTGGGTGTTGGAGCGCGCCGCCGACGGACTGGCGGCGCTGCTGGCCCGGGCTCCCGGCCGACGGCCGCTGGGCGTCGGTGTGGCCGCCGGCGGGTGGGTCGACCGGGATTCCGGGACCGTGGTCGAGCATCCGCTGCTGGGCTGGCGGGACGTGGCGGTGGGCGAGGCGCTCGGCGCGCGCACCGGGCTGCCGGTCCATGTGGACGGGCACGCGCGGGCGCTGGTCAACGCGGAGCGCCTGTTCGGCCGGGCCCGGGGCAGCCGGAGCGTGCTGCACCTGTTCGTCGGCAACATGGTCGACGCGGCGTTCGCGACCAACGACGAGGTGCACCACGGTCCCCGTTCGCAGGCCGGGGCGATCGCCCATCTGCCCCTGGGTGGCGGCACCCAGCGGTGCGTGTGCGGGCGCGTGGGCTGCCTCCAGGTCGAGTTGAGCGAGCGGACGCTGTGCCGGCGGGCCCGCGAGGCGGGCGTCACGGACGGGGTGAACCCGATGCGGGTGCTGGAGGCGGCGGCGGCCGGCGATCCGGTGGCCGCGCGGCTGCTGGTGGACCGGTCCCGGATGGTGGGGCGGGCGGCGGCGCTGCTGCTCGACATCCTGAACCCGGAGACGGTCGTCGTCACGGAGATCGGGGCGATGTACCGGGCGGACTGCCTGGCCGCGTTGCGGGAATCGGTCGGGCCGGAGCGCGCCGCGTCGGTTTCGCCGACGAGTTTCGCCGATTCCGTATTGGCGACAGCCGGTGGATCGGTCGCTCTGGACATGCTGTTCCGGGATCCTCTGGGCTCCTCACCTCAGCCGACTTAA
- a CDS encoding biotin transporter BioY, with amino-acid sequence MSTAAVAPASTGQVLADLIPVSRVRDVALVLGGAALTGLAAQIAVPVPGSPVPVTGQTFAALLVGAGLGAGRGFLALALYALAGVVGVPWFASGTSGAGAVSFGYVLGMILASAAVGALARRGADRSVLRTAGTMLLGEAIIYAVGVPYLAASAGLSASAAIAAGLTPFLLGDALKAALAMGVLPTAWKLVRKQS; translated from the coding sequence ATGAGCACCGCCGCCGTCGCCCCCGCCAGCACCGGGCAGGTCCTCGCCGACCTGATCCCCGTCTCCCGTGTCCGGGACGTCGCGCTCGTGCTCGGCGGCGCCGCGCTCACCGGCCTCGCCGCCCAGATCGCCGTGCCCGTGCCCGGCTCCCCGGTGCCGGTCACCGGCCAGACCTTCGCCGCGCTGCTCGTCGGCGCCGGCCTGGGCGCCGGCCGCGGCTTCCTCGCGCTCGCCCTGTACGCGCTGGCCGGAGTCGTCGGCGTGCCGTGGTTCGCGAGCGGCACCTCGGGAGCCGGCGCCGTCTCCTTCGGTTATGTCCTCGGCATGATCCTCGCGTCCGCCGCCGTCGGCGCCCTGGCCCGCCGCGGCGCCGACCGTTCCGTCCTGCGGACGGCGGGCACCATGCTGCTCGGCGAGGCGATCATCTACGCCGTGGGCGTGCCGTATCTGGCCGCCTCCGCCGGCCTGTCGGCGAGCGCGGCGATCGCGGCCGGCCTCACCCCGTTCCTGCTCGGCGACGCCCTGAAGGCGGCCCTGGCGATGGGCGTGCTGCCCACCGCCTGGAAGCTCGTGCGGAAGCAGTCGTAG
- a CDS encoding serine/threonine-protein kinase, with protein MGRVWRAADEMLDRPVAVKEMRIDGLDAEDARTRRERTLREARASARIDHPNVVRVYDVVDEGERLWIVMELIAGRSLEGLLAEDGPLGPREAARIGLGLVEALRQVHARGVLHRDIKPGNVLVEHGARRIVLTDFGIAAIQDTTALTMVGMLVGSPDYMAPERVSGRPQGPPSDVWSLGATLCAALGGRSPFSRGTTLATLHAVLYEEPELPSTAGPLREILAALLEKEPSVRPSLDDLRTTLHDIAFPPPTPTLRVGTETASGNAENHGRTEADGDRATDGHSEGSERSEAPGKRGISDLPETRPAQGFPVALRHVETQDVALPRPSVPGESLTPGDGETRVIRTIRDPRRPASPPRPEPEPGLEPGPADGPGTGSGTGTGSGTEAGPGQGPGPGPRAGDGTGQTPGPGAVPERDAVPGAGPAQQRAPDPAQRPAPNSTLTTSSTHITDSAPADAPVRDAPPPSPATPATPATASTLSAPPTPALPPTPTTPALPPTPSTLRAPNASTEAASEPRSEVGPMPHRAVVSLSRAEALTERRPVPAAARGGMPPGELPGPAVPAGRRRGRRRTGLAVAAGLVVVAVVVTIVLTANSGAPDDNRAGASTSSATSATTPAGSPSSTVEGTSRPQTLPPGTHREAGGFAWATPRGWRRDVQTGAEVHYTSPDGKQELAAKSSLARGDLMDTWRTSEQNARQGRDYHKVRLEETTFRGRQAVVWEYTFTLQGVPWHARLLGFNENGKSYQINTWYQPDIEEQALEVYGKVKDSFTVL; from the coding sequence ATGGGGCGGGTGTGGCGAGCCGCCGACGAAATGCTCGACCGGCCGGTCGCCGTCAAGGAGATGCGCATAGACGGCCTCGACGCGGAGGACGCCCGCACCCGCCGGGAACGCACCCTGCGCGAGGCCAGGGCCTCCGCCCGCATCGACCATCCCAACGTGGTGCGCGTGTACGACGTCGTGGACGAGGGCGAACGCCTGTGGATCGTCATGGAGTTGATCGCCGGCCGCTCCCTCGAAGGGCTGCTGGCGGAGGACGGACCGCTGGGCCCGCGCGAGGCCGCCCGCATCGGACTGGGACTGGTGGAGGCACTGCGCCAGGTGCACGCGCGGGGCGTCCTGCACCGCGACATCAAGCCCGGCAACGTCCTGGTGGAGCACGGCGCGCGCCGGATCGTGCTCACCGACTTCGGTATCGCCGCCATCCAGGACACCACGGCTCTCACCATGGTCGGCATGCTCGTCGGCTCGCCCGACTACATGGCTCCCGAGCGCGTCTCCGGACGCCCCCAGGGCCCGCCGTCCGACGTCTGGTCGCTGGGCGCGACGCTGTGCGCGGCCCTGGGCGGCCGCTCGCCGTTCTCCCGCGGCACCACACTGGCGACCTTGCACGCGGTCCTGTACGAGGAGCCCGAACTCCCTTCCACCGCAGGTCCGTTGCGCGAGATCCTTGCCGCGCTGCTGGAGAAGGAGCCGTCGGTCCGCCCCTCCCTCGACGACCTGCGCACCACCCTGCACGACATCGCGTTCCCGCCCCCGACACCCACGCTGCGGGTGGGAACGGAGACAGCGTCCGGGAACGCGGAGAACCATGGGCGCACGGAGGCGGACGGGGACAGGGCGACTGACGGGCACTCAGAGGGATCCGAGCGCTCCGAGGCCCCGGGGAAGCGGGGGATTTCGGATCTCCCGGAGACCCGGCCTGCCCAGGGCTTTCCGGTAGCACTCCGGCACGTGGAGACCCAGGACGTGGCCCTTCCCCGTCCATCGGTGCCGGGGGAGTCCCTCACCCCGGGCGACGGAGAAACCCGGGTCATACGCACGATCCGCGACCCCAGGCGGCCCGCATCCCCACCGCGGCCCGAACCGGAGCCAGGGCTCGAACCGGGGCCGGCGGACGGACCCGGAACGGGTTCCGGGACTGGAACGGGTTCCGGGACAGAAGCCGGCCCGGGGCAGGGTCCGGGTCCGGGTCCCCGAGCGGGAGACGGAACCGGTCAGACTCCCGGTCCTGGTGCCGTGCCCGAACGCGACGCGGTGCCCGGAGCCGGTCCCGCACAACAGCGCGCTCCCGACCCCGCGCAGCGCCCCGCTCCCAACTCCACCCTCACCACCAGCTCCACCCACATCACCGATTCCGCCCCCGCCGATGCCCCCGTCCGCGACGCACCGCCGCCCTCACCGGCCACCCCGGCCACCCCGGCCACCGCGTCAACGCTGTCGGCCCCGCCCACCCCGGCACTCCCGCCCACCCCGACCACCCCCGCGCTCCCGCCGACCCCGTCCACTCTCCGCGCCCCCAACGCCTCCACCGAGGCGGCCTCGGAACCGCGGTCGGAGGTCGGGCCCATGCCCCACCGGGCGGTCGTCTCACTGTCCCGTGCCGAGGCGTTGACCGAGCGGCGGCCGGTGCCCGCGGCGGCGCGGGGCGGGATGCCGCCGGGCGAGTTGCCCGGTCCCGCGGTTCCGGCCGGTCGCCGGCGCGGCCGGCGCCGGACCGGCCTGGCCGTCGCGGCGGGTCTGGTCGTCGTGGCGGTGGTCGTCACGATCGTCCTCACCGCGAACTCCGGGGCGCCCGACGACAACCGGGCGGGCGCCTCGACGTCTTCGGCCACGTCCGCGACCACCCCGGCGGGCAGCCCGTCGTCCACCGTCGAGGGCACCTCGAGGCCGCAGACCCTGCCGCCGGGTACGCACCGCGAGGCGGGCGGGTTCGCCTGGGCGACGCCCCGGGGCTGGCGCCGGGACGTGCAGACGGGAGCGGAGGTCCACTACACCTCGCCGGACGGCAAGCAGGAACTCGCGGCCAAGTCGTCTCTGGCCCGAGGGGACCTGATGGACACCTGGCGGACCTCGGAACAGAACGCCCGCCAGGGGCGGGACTACCACAAGGTCCGCCTGGAGGAGACGACGTTCCGTGGCCGTCAGGCGGTCGTCTGGGAGTACACGTTCACGCTCCAGGGCGTCCCCTGGCACGCCCGTCTGCTGGGCTTCAACGAGAACGGGAAGTCGTACCAGATCAACACCTGGTACCAGCCGGACATCGAAGAGCAGGCACTGGAGGTCTACGGCAAGGTGAAGGACAGTTTCACCGTCCTGTGA
- a CDS encoding amino acid permease encodes MTTQPTLPQAGHAPGAPGEPDGGLQAGLKNRHLSMIAIGGVIGAGLFVGSSTGIATAGPGILLSYALVGTLVVLVMRMLGEMSAANPTSGSFSAHADRALGRWAGFSIGWLYWFFWVVVLAVEATAGAKILESWIPSVPQWGWALLVMVVLTATNLVSVGSYGEFEFWFAGIKVVAIGAFIVVGGLAVFGVLPGADSDKAGLGNLTDSGGFLPHGPGAILTGVLLVVFSFMGSEIATLAAGESEDPQRAVTKSTNSIIWRIGVFYLGSILVVVTLLPWNDPSIKEKGSYVAALDSLGIAHAGQIMNFIVLTSVLSCLNSGLYTASRMAFSLGRRGDAPKAFARTTSRGVPMAAIVASVVFGFVAVFFNYKFPDSVFLFLVNSSGAVALFVWLVICFSQLRMRKIIQAEAPEKLVVKMWLYPYLTWATAALIVFVLGYMLTDTEHDGRETVLLSLLVAAVVIAIALVKEKVGRDRPADLKARG; translated from the coding sequence ATGACCACGCAGCCGACCCTCCCCCAGGCCGGTCACGCGCCCGGAGCCCCCGGCGAACCCGATGGCGGCCTCCAGGCGGGACTCAAGAACCGTCACCTCTCGATGATCGCCATCGGTGGTGTCATCGGTGCCGGACTGTTCGTGGGATCCAGTACCGGTATCGCCACTGCCGGACCCGGCATCCTCCTGTCGTACGCCCTCGTCGGCACGCTCGTCGTCCTCGTGATGCGCATGCTCGGCGAGATGTCCGCGGCCAACCCGACGTCCGGCTCGTTCTCCGCGCACGCCGACCGCGCCCTCGGCCGCTGGGCCGGTTTCTCGATCGGCTGGCTGTACTGGTTCTTCTGGGTGGTCGTGCTCGCCGTGGAGGCCACCGCCGGCGCCAAGATCCTCGAGTCCTGGATTCCCTCCGTGCCCCAGTGGGGGTGGGCGCTGCTCGTGATGGTGGTGCTGACCGCCACCAACCTGGTCTCGGTGGGCTCCTACGGCGAGTTCGAGTTCTGGTTCGCCGGCATCAAGGTCGTGGCGATCGGCGCGTTCATCGTCGTCGGCGGGCTCGCGGTGTTCGGTGTGCTGCCGGGTGCCGACAGCGACAAGGCCGGGCTCGGCAACCTCACCGACAGCGGCGGCTTCCTGCCTCACGGTCCGGGCGCCATCCTCACCGGCGTGCTGCTCGTCGTCTTCTCCTTCATGGGCAGCGAGATCGCGACCCTGGCCGCCGGCGAGTCCGAGGACCCGCAGCGGGCCGTCACCAAGTCCACCAACAGCATCATCTGGCGGATCGGCGTCTTCTACCTCGGCTCGATCCTGGTCGTCGTCACGCTGCTGCCGTGGAACGACCCGTCGATCAAGGAGAAGGGCTCGTACGTCGCCGCCCTCGACTCCCTCGGCATCGCGCACGCCGGCCAGATCATGAACTTCATCGTGCTGACCTCGGTGCTGTCCTGTCTCAACTCCGGCCTGTACACGGCCTCCCGCATGGCCTTCTCGCTCGGCCGGCGGGGTGACGCGCCGAAGGCGTTCGCACGGACCACCTCCCGTGGTGTGCCGATGGCGGCGATCGTCGCGTCGGTCGTGTTCGGCTTCGTGGCCGTCTTCTTCAACTACAAGTTCCCGGACTCCGTCTTCCTCTTCCTCGTCAACTCCAGCGGCGCCGTGGCCCTGTTCGTCTGGCTGGTGATCTGCTTCTCGCAGCTGCGCATGCGGAAGATCATCCAGGCCGAGGCGCCGGAGAAGCTGGTTGTGAAGATGTGGCTGTACCCGTATCTGACCTGGGCGACGGCCGCCCTGATCGTCTTCGTGCTGGGCTACATGCTCACCGACACCGAGCACGACGGGCGCGAGACCGTCCTGTTGTCGCTGCTGGTCGCGGCGGTCGTGATCGCCATCGCCCTGGTGAAGGAGAAGGTCGGCAGGGACCGGCCGGCGGACCTGAAGGCGCGCGGCTAG
- a CDS encoding ribose-5-phosphate isomerase, producing MRVYLGSDHAGLELKNHLAEWLEAAGHDPVDCGPHIYDAQDDYPPFCLRAAERTAADPDALGIVIGGSGNGEQIAANKVKGVRAALAWSEETASLGRQHNNANVVAVGARMHTQEEATKFVETFLNTPFSGDERHIRRIDMLSAYETTGDLPPIPAHHPQP from the coding sequence ATGCGCGTGTATCTCGGTTCCGACCATGCCGGCCTCGAACTCAAGAACCACCTCGCCGAGTGGCTCGAGGCGGCCGGCCATGACCCCGTGGACTGCGGTCCGCACATCTACGACGCCCAGGACGACTACCCGCCGTTCTGCCTCCGCGCCGCCGAGCGGACGGCCGCGGACCCCGACGCCCTCGGCATCGTGATCGGCGGCTCCGGCAACGGCGAGCAGATCGCGGCGAACAAGGTGAAGGGCGTGCGTGCGGCGCTGGCCTGGAGCGAGGAGACCGCGTCCCTCGGCCGGCAGCACAACAACGCCAACGTCGTCGCGGTCGGCGCGCGCATGCACACGCAGGAGGAGGCGACGAAGTTCGTCGAGACCTTCCTGAACACCCCGTTCTCGGGCGACGAACGCCACATCCGTCGCATCGACATGCTGTCGGCGTACGAGACGACGGGCGACCTGCCCCCGATCCCGGCGCACCACCCGCAGCCGTAA
- a CDS encoding Fpg/Nei family DNA glycosylase, with product MPEGHTIHRLAQDYASRFSGRVTRVTSPQGKFTDAAALLDGQALSTADAHGKHLFLGFRDADWIHIHLGLFGKVTFGPAPAPPPTDTVRLRLADDTSYVDLRGPTTCALITDAEKDAVHDRLGPDPLRPDADPRAAYRRISRSRTTIAALLMDQKVIAGVGNVYRAEVLFRHGIDPYRAGRDLTPAEWEGIWADLVALMREGVRHNRIDTVRPEHTPEAMGRPPRVDDHGGEVYVYRRANRPCHICGGEIRTADLAARNLFWCPTCQRM from the coding sequence GTGCCAGAGGGGCACACGATTCACCGGCTCGCGCAGGACTACGCCTCGCGCTTCTCCGGCCGGGTCACACGGGTGACGAGCCCCCAGGGCAAGTTCACCGACGCCGCGGCCCTCCTCGACGGCCAGGCGCTGAGCACCGCCGACGCCCACGGCAAGCACCTGTTCCTGGGCTTCCGGGACGCCGACTGGATCCACATCCACCTCGGCCTCTTCGGCAAGGTCACCTTCGGTCCGGCCCCCGCGCCGCCTCCCACCGACACCGTCCGGCTGCGCCTGGCCGACGACACGTCCTACGTCGATCTCCGCGGCCCCACCACCTGCGCCCTGATCACCGACGCCGAGAAGGACGCGGTGCACGACCGCCTCGGCCCCGACCCCCTGCGCCCGGACGCCGACCCGCGGGCGGCCTACCGCAGGATCTCCCGCAGCCGTACGACGATCGCCGCGCTCCTGATGGACCAGAAGGTCATCGCGGGGGTGGGCAACGTCTACCGGGCCGAGGTCCTCTTCCGGCACGGCATCGACCCCTACCGCGCAGGCCGGGACCTCACCCCCGCCGAGTGGGAGGGGATCTGGGCCGACCTGGTCGCGCTCATGCGCGAGGGGGTCCGCCACAACCGCATCGACACCGTGCGCCCGGAACACACCCCGGAGGCGATGGGCCGCCCGCCGCGCGTCGACGACCACGGCGGCGAGGTGTACGTCTACCGCAGGGCGAACCGGCCCTGCCACATCTGTGGCGGCGAGATCCGCACCGCCGATCTCGCCGCCCGCAACCTCTTCTGGTGCCCCACCTGCCAGCGGATGTGA
- a CDS encoding GNAT family N-acetyltransferase, whose amino-acid sequence MGTDMRVLRRDEWDEWYDSLIRAFGGVPEPEEERAAFRGLTQFDRSLGVWDGDACVGTAGAFRFRLTVPGGAPVSAAGVTMVSVAATHRRRGVLRSLMRRQLDDVRSWGEPLAVLTASEPAIYGRFGYGAATHHVNARIDTDRVRLTVPAGTDDVRLRYAAPVDALDACEAVYARLVSRRPGMVARNPGWERLWVLDPESGRDGASPLQCVVAERDGEVVGYARFRVKADWEPAGPKGTVVAQDVDALDPAAHAALWRFLFDVDLTSAIDIRRRPVDEPWQYLVSDIRRCSLLVRDSLHVRLVDVGAALQARTYQAPVDVVFEVEDAFCPWNAGRWRLTGDAKGASCERTEDAADLALSVRELGAAYLGGVSLAALGAAGLVRELRHGALAEAAVGFGSTVAPWLPHGF is encoded by the coding sequence ATGGGGACTGACATGCGGGTACTGCGGCGGGACGAATGGGACGAGTGGTACGACAGTTTGATCCGTGCCTTCGGCGGGGTCCCGGAGCCGGAAGAGGAACGGGCGGCGTTCCGCGGGCTCACCCAGTTCGACCGCTCCCTCGGCGTCTGGGACGGCGACGCGTGCGTGGGTACGGCGGGGGCGTTCCGTTTCCGGCTGACCGTGCCCGGCGGGGCCCCGGTGTCCGCGGCGGGCGTCACCATGGTGAGCGTGGCGGCCACGCACCGGCGGCGCGGTGTGCTGCGGTCCCTGATGCGGCGGCAGTTGGACGACGTACGGTCCTGGGGCGAGCCGCTGGCCGTGCTGACGGCCTCCGAGCCGGCGATCTACGGCCGCTTCGGTTACGGCGCCGCCACGCACCACGTGAACGCGCGGATCGACACCGACCGGGTCCGGCTGACCGTGCCGGCCGGCACCGATGACGTACGGCTGCGGTACGCGGCGCCCGTCGACGCGCTCGACGCGTGCGAGGCGGTCTACGCGCGACTGGTGTCGCGCCGGCCGGGAATGGTGGCGCGGAACCCGGGCTGGGAACGGCTGTGGGTACTCGACCCGGAGAGCGGCCGGGACGGGGCCTCGCCGCTGCAGTGCGTGGTCGCGGAGCGGGACGGCGAGGTCGTCGGCTACGCGCGCTTCCGGGTCAAGGCGGACTGGGAGCCCGCGGGGCCCAAGGGCACCGTGGTCGCGCAGGACGTGGACGCGCTGGACCCGGCGGCGCACGCGGCGCTGTGGCGGTTCCTGTTCGACGTCGACCTGACGTCGGCCATCGACATCAGGCGGCGGCCGGTGGACGAACCCTGGCAGTACCTGGTCTCCGACATCCGGCGGTGCTCGCTGCTGGTTCGGGACTCGCTGCACGTACGGCTGGTGGACGTCGGGGCCGCGTTGCAGGCGCGGACCTATCAGGCGCCGGTGGACGTCGTGTTCGAGGTCGAGGACGCCTTCTGCCCCTGGAACGCGGGGCGTTGGCGGCTGACCGGGGACGCGAAGGGCGCGTCCTGCGAGCGCACCGAGGACGCGGCGGATCTGGCCCTGTCCGTACGGGAGTTGGGGGCGGCCTACCTCGGTGGCGTGAGTCTGGCCGCGCTGGGCGCCGCCGGACTGGTGCGGGAGCTGCGGCACGGCGCGCTGGCGGAGGCGGCGGTGGGATTCGGGTCGACGGTGGCGCCCTGGCTGCCGCACGGCTTCTGA